The DNA segment GAAgatggggccacggtttaacgcctcatccaaatgacagcacctccgacagtgcagcactccctaagcgcTAACTGGAGTGTCAacatagattttgtgctcacgttcctggaatgggacttgaacccacaatcttctgactcagaggcaacagtgctcCCACAGGGAATTATCCTATCCCTTCTTTTGTACCATATTGTGTCTAAGTCATAAATTTTCTGTTTCACGAGATACagattgtttttatttttattaaatacTCTGATTAAATGGAATTATCAAGTTTCACTGGAGCTTCTTTAATATCCCGTGCCTGTAACAAGCACAATATAATCTGTACACACAGGCTGATCTCTACATCCACTTAATTGTGTCTGCCCAAATTTACTTATTAAAGTATTTTATTAAAGTGTCGACTGGTGCCAGACGTATCCATCCATTGTGCTAATTAATAGAAGTAGTAATATGTTGCAAATTACATGCATTGGCTGTCCACAAAAATCAACATTTAACCAGCACTTTTTCTTTCaaagggttaaaattaccccctctcTTTCAGGGTGTTCTCTATTATCTattaccaacgtccgtgttcttgctcaggccaacatccccagcatcaaaccattgaccatgctcgatcatctccgatggacgggccatattGCCCACATGCCTGATgctagactccaaaaacaagcactctactcagagctccgacatggcaagcaagcaggtgggcagaggaaacgcttcaaggacaacctcaaaacctccttgaaaaagtgcaacatccccaccgacacctgggaatccctggcccaagactgctcaaagtggagaagcatccgagaaggtaccgaacacctcgagtctctttgtcgggagcacgtggaagccatccgcaaacagcggaaggagtgtacgacaaccaagcaccccacccacccgttcctctgaccaccgtctgccccaactgtgacagagactgtaggtcccgcattgaactcatcaatcacctgagaactcatattagtgtggaaacaagtcatcctcgactccgagggattgcctaagagaaGAGAGACTAACAACTGACATTGAGTTCAGAGGTTTATTGTTCCTTGGGTTGTCAATCTGGCCTTTTTTTTAAAGACTTGGGCCCATACTtgcctctctcctgtctctttccacggCCCAGGCTCAGTGATTCCATAAAAGATTCCTCAGGATGTGACTGATTTCATTTGCCTGGAATCTattattcacacaaagggtagtggaaagctGGAATTCTTggcctcaaaaggctgtggatgctgggacaattggaactttcaagaccAAGACGGATAGATCTTTGTTGGGTAAAGCTATAGAgcaaaggcggataaatggaggtgggagacagatcagccatgatctaattgactgtgaacaggctcgaggggctgaatggcctcctcttgttcttgTGGCCCTGGTTTTGTGGAGGGGATTGAGAACGGGGCGTAGGCTGACCCAGTCAACCCGAAGCAAAGGTGCAATGGAAACGGTTGCCGGGAACAGGCCGAGATCTTCGAACCACCTCGAGTCGGGGAAGAAGTTTGTGCTGAAAGATGTCTGCTCCTTCATGCTGCACGGCACCGTGTTCAGCCCGATGATTCCTCGCCACTGCCTACCCAACTTCACCTCCTCCGTCTCCCTCAACATCGGCCAGCTGGGCTCCATGTCCTTGCCCCTGGGGTCCGCGGCACTGAGGGGCATCAGGCCCCAGCCCCCGCCTGCCCGGGAGCTCTCACGGGTGCCTCCGTTCACTCTCCCGATCTCCTCGTGGGTCTGGGGCTCGGGCTGGTAAATTCGGAATCGGATGGCAAAGAATGATGAGCCTCGCTTAACGCACAGCCATTCACGTCCTCGTGAGAGGCGGACGGATCTGACTCTGGCGCTCGTATTGTAGAATTAGCAATGACTTTTGAAGTgttaagaatttaaaaaaatatttccctgtcggagggtcagtacagagggagggccgtactgttggaggggcagtactgagggagcgctgcactgtctttcggatgagatgttaaaccgaggccccgcctaccCTCTCAAGTGGATAGAAAAGATTCCacggtcactattttgaagaagagcaggggggagtaatCCCCAGTAtcgtggccagtatttatccctcaatcaacataacaaaaacagcttatctggtcattatcacattgctgtttgtgggagcttgctgtgcgcaagttggctgctgcatttcccacattacaacagtgactactttccaaaagtacttcattggctgtaaagcgctttgagatgtccggtggtcatgaacggcgctatataaatgcaagtctttcattctttaacTATAATAAACATATTTGCATATGTTTAATAGGttcaaaatctatgctgacactccattttcagctgtggctcagtgggtagcactctcgcctcagggtCAGAAGATtgtagtttcaagtcccactccagggactttgtcTAAGCTGAAttccagtccagtgcagtgctgagagagcgctgcactatcggaggtgctgtctttcatatgagacgttaaaccgaggccctatctgccctctcaagtagacataaaagatcccgcggaactatttcaaagaagagcaggggagttatccccggtgtcctggccaatatttatccctcaatcaacataacaaaaaaacagattatctggtcattatcacattacattgctgtttgtgggagcttgctgtgcgcaaattggctgccacatttcttacattacaacagcgactgcactccaaaagtacttcattggctgtaaagcgctttgggacattcggtggtcatgaaaggcgctatataaatccaaatctttctttctttcataatcGCCAGATTATTTATACATATGGAATGATAGTTCAGATGGCTATTAAACTGCAGATTCTGCACTGATACAGTACAGGTGTGGGACcatcttttaaaatattttttaaaaaggcacAGAAAGATTGCAGATATTCTTCATATTAATAAAGAACCAACAGGGCCGACTTCTCTTCACTCATATTggccagcaccatgtgcatgcattTACTTACACAGGCATAGACTTCTGCTTTTCATCAGTGCAATGCAGAGTGGTGCGCAGCCACCAGTATAACAGTAtaacgaccaggccaacatctccagcatcgaagcactgaccacactcgaccagctccactgggcaggccacattgttcgcatgcctgacacaagactctcaaagcaagcactctactcagaactcctacatggcaagcgagcccaaagtgggcagaggaaacgttttaaggacatcctcaaagcctccttgattaaaatgcaacatccccactgacacctgggagtccctggccaaagaccgccctaagtggaggaagtgcatccgggagggcgctgagctcctcgagtctcatcgccgagagcatgcagaaaacaagcgttggcagcggaaggagggtgcggcaaaccagactccccacccaccctttccctcaaccactgtcggtcccacctgtgacagagactgtaattcccgaattggactgtttagtcacctaagaaatcacttttagagtggaagcaagtcttcctcgattttgagggactgactatgataatgatgatgataatgatgatgataaactcTCGTGTGATCAGCTGGCACTGCTCTAAAGCAGGTACCAGTATCAAGAAGTGTCTGCAGTATAAAGGGTCCAACATGAGCATTAACCCTTTTTTTCTTCCTGTTATTGAAATTCTTTATGGGTTAAAAAAAAGACTAGctaagaaatagaaagaaagacttgcatttctataacgcctttcacgacctctgggcgccccaaagcgctttacagccattatgcacttttggagtgtagtcactgttgtaatgtgggaaatgcagcagccaatttgcgcacagcaagctcccacaaacagcaatgtgatactgaccagataatatattttttgtcatgttgattgagggataaatattggccacgaaacTGGGGATCACTCCTGTAGGGTGTATAACAGGCAACCTATCACCTACCACCTGATTCGTACTCCCACTGAAGCTGAATTTCACTGCTATATCTTGTATCTGACGTCCATACATCATAGTTATTTGTACATTTATATATTAGAAAGCGCACACTGTAGTTGCTGCTGCGATCATCAGTCTTAGAGCCACTTTCTCTGCTGCTGCTGGCATTGGTAGGTAGCAAACATGTTATTCTCAGTAACTTGAGTAAAGGTCTGTTAATCTAACATGGTCCATTATTGAATATAATTATTTATGAAATGTATATGATTAAAAGTTTTCTCCAACACCATAATACTTACTGATATTATTTTCAGGATGTTGGGGCTGTTCAGTTTAAAGCTGACCATTATTAATGCTAAATGATGACTATACTGAAATGAAACTTCAGTGCAGGAATTTAGATCTAACTTGTGACTGATAGTTTCACCAGCTACTTTTCATTTAAAGTGGGCAACTTCTATTAAGCAAAATAATTCGTGACTTCAGTTAAAATGCTGAGAATCTTAACTTCATTGTATTCCCAACtaatgtcccacattacaacagtgactacactccaaacgtacttcattggctgtaaagcgctttgtcgtgaaaggcgctatataaatacatgtctttCTTTCTGTAATATTATGCTAGCTATTTAATCAGTTCTTTCATTGCAGCCACTTTGCTCGATGCAAGTAGTCTATCCCGtttaaaagagagaaaaaaacctcTTTGGGAATTGTCTCTTTAAGCTGTCTAGAATCCACCTACCATCCTTCGGAGCGTTGTGGTCCCATACCGACCACATCTGCACCGTGAAGAACGGAGCCCAACACACAACATAAGCCAGCACTATCACCAGAGTCATCTTCACCGTTCGGATCTTGGCTTTGGAGATGGTTTTCACGTTGTTGACGCCAGAGGTGATCATGCCGTTCTTAAAGGAGGTCTCCGACGAAGCTTTGCTGGTCTTGTACTTGATGTTCTTGAAGATGTTGTAGCAGATGCAAGTGTAGCAGGCCACCATGGTGAGGACAGGGATGATGAAGACGCTGACTGCAATCCAGGTGATGTATGCCTTGACGCCCCAGGGCAAGATAAAGTTTGCCCAACAGTCGTAGACCCCAGAGCCCTTCTCGATCTCGGTCAGCGAGAAGATGAAGGACTGGGGGGTGCTCAGGAGGAAGCTGCCCACCCAGCTACCGATGATCATCATATAGGACCTCTTGGTGGGCTGCTGCAGGGTCTTCAGGGGGTGGCAGATAGCGATGTAGCGGTCTATCGCCATCATCACCATCATGTAAGTGGATGCGAACATGCCGAAAACCTGGAGATGTTTGACGATGCGACAGAGGAAGTCGGGACCGTTGAACCTGTAGGTGATATCCCAGATGAACTGGGGCAGGACCTGGAACACGGCGACCACCAGGTCGGCCAGGCTCAAGTGCCTGATGAAGAGATGCATCCGAGACATCTTCTTCTTGGTCTTGTACAGAGCCAAGAGCACGGCCAGGTTCCCAACCACGGCCACCAGGAAGATGACGCCCAGCACCGCGACCTCGGTCTTGGCTAAGTTCTCATTCCTCCCGAAGGGGTCGGTGTGGTTGGTGGAACTCCGGTTCTGGCTGGGACCTTCCCAGGGTGAGACTGCGAAGGAGTGGTTAGATTCGGTGAAGTTGGAGGCGGACAGGTCCCGTTCTGAGTTGGGCGCTACCTGCATCCTTAGAGCCGAGGCTGAATGCCCTCCGCCCGGCAGATGGGTTGCTCCTTGGGGTGGGACCAGGTGGTGGCCAGAGACGAACAAGGAGCAGACTCTCTCAGATAAGTCTGCAGGACGACTTGACCAGCGAGTCTCGACTATTCATCT comes from the Pristiophorus japonicus isolate sPriJap1 chromosome 15, sPriJap1.hap1, whole genome shotgun sequence genome and includes:
- the LOC139280669 gene encoding arg8-vasotocin receptor-like yields the protein MQVAPNSERDLSASNFTESNHSFAVSPWEGPSQNRSSTNHTDPFGRNENLAKTEVAVLGVIFLVAVVGNLAVLLALYKTKKKMSRMHLFIRHLSLADLVVAVFQVLPQFIWDITYRFNGPDFLCRIVKHLQVFGMFASTYMMVMMAIDRYIAICHPLKTLQQPTKRSYMMIIGSWVGSFLLSTPQSFIFSLTEIEKGSGVYDCWANFILPWGVKAYITWIAVSVFIIPVLTMVACYTCICYNIFKNIKYKTSKASSETSFKNGMITSGVNNVKTISKAKIRTVKMTLVIVLAYVVCWAPFFTVQMWSVWDHNAPKDDSTDTAFTLTILLASLNSCTNPWIYMFFSGHLLSDIARFFPCCHKITQKLKKEDSETSIKRHTLLTKISHRSPTFSSYNWKDSDTSPQSFQSMPIES